The nucleotide sequence ATTGATCGCACGGTGATCGAATCCGGTGCGGCCAATAGTCCGGCGGCAGCGATGCCCATCGCCTCGTCGGCGTCAGTCGGGCACGGATCGAGGCAACGCTCCTGCCACCACTGTTCGGCTTTGCGGCGGGCGAAGCCGGAGTGCTCGATGCAGATGAATTCACTTTGCCAATGATCCAGACCGATCATGTAGTCGACTCGCAAGCATCGCGGTGCGTCATCGTCGGCATCGCGTTTGCGATGGATGCGATAAACGATGTCTTGGACGTCGTAGTCGGTGTCGGTGACTTCGCCCGAGAGGACGCCGGCTTCGCTCGCCTTGGCATCGTGGGCCTCGCGGTCTGGCGGTGGAAACGGATGACCGCACTCGGGACAATTCGCATATCCGCACGCGACCAAGGCGTGACATTTTTCGCACTCTTTGGCCGGTGGTTCTTGGTCCGGGCGGGCAGCTTTCTCTTTCGGTTTGATTTGGTCGATCGGTCCGTGGCGTTCGATGTTGCCGCCGAAGTCGAGGACTAGGCAGTTCCGTTTGTCGGGATGCAGACGAAAGCCGCGACCAACACATTGATAAAGCAAGCCCGGCGACATGGTCGGGCGGAGCATGACCACGCAATCGACGCGAGGTGCGTCGAATCCGGTCGTCAGCACATTCACGTTGCAAAGGAAACGCAGCGGTTCGTCGGCAAGCAAGGAAGTTGGTGCATCACCGCGGAATCGCGACAGCAGTTCATCGCGTTCATCCGCCGGCGTCTCACCAGTGACAAAGCCACACTCGATGTCGTGGTTTTTCGCCAACGTTTCGACGATTTGCCGGCCGTGGGCGACACTGGCGGCGAAGATCAAAACCGCCCTGCGGTCCGCGGTCAGTTCCACGATCTCGGCACACGCGGCCGACACGAGGGCGTCGTCGCCGGCCAATTGTTCGACATCACCGGTGACAAACTCGCCGGCACGGGTGCGGAGGTCGCCGAAGTCCGCTCGGTTGACGCCAGCTTTGGAAA is from Crateriforma conspicua and encodes:
- a CDS encoding DEAD/DEAH box helicase, whose translation is MQLRAYQQSAVDAVYEHIRTRDDNPVAVLPTGAGKSLVLAQIASDAVQRWSGRVLILAHVKELLEQNADKVRRLCPDIDVGLYSAGLKKRDTNTPVLVAGIQSVYKRACELDPFDLIVVDEAHLIGKKGDGMYRQFLADCKVINPNVRVIGLTATPFRLDSGMICSPDHFLNHVCFDVGIKELIRDGYLCPLVSKAGVNRADFGDLRTRAGEFVTGDVEQLAGDDALVSAACAEIVELTADRRAVLIFAASVAHGRQIVETLAKNHDIECGFVTGETPADERDELLSRFRGDAPTSLLADEPLRFLCNVNVLTTGFDAPRVDCVVMLRPTMSPGLLYQCVGRGFRLHPDKRNCLVLDFGGNIERHGPIDQIKPKEKAARPDQEPPAKECEKCHALVACGYANCPECGHPFPPPDREAHDAKASEAGVLSGEVTDTDYDVQDIVYRIHRKRDADDDAPRCLRVDYMIGLDHWQSEFICIEHSGFARRKAEQWWQERCLDPCPTDADEAMGIAAAGLLAAPDSITVRSIAGQRYDRIIGCTLGEVPAIANLEDAPF